The Pseudomonas asiatica genome has a segment encoding these proteins:
- the cueR gene encoding Cu(I)-responsive transcriptional regulator: MNIGQAARRSGLSTKMIRYYESIGLLKPAARSDSGYRLYQAEDLHSLAFIKRSRDLGFSLEEVGKLLTLWQDRQRASADVKALATQHIAELNRRIEELVSLRDTLGELVSHCQGDERPDCPILKDLANGAAGGCCH, from the coding sequence ATGAACATCGGCCAGGCCGCCCGCCGCAGCGGGCTCAGCACCAAGATGATCCGTTACTACGAGTCCATCGGCCTGCTCAAGCCCGCCGCGCGCAGCGACAGCGGCTACCGCCTGTACCAGGCGGAAGACTTGCACAGCCTGGCCTTCATCAAGCGCTCCCGCGACCTGGGCTTTTCCCTCGAAGAAGTCGGCAAGCTGCTGACCTTGTGGCAGGACCGCCAGCGCGCCAGCGCCGATGTGAAAGCGCTGGCCACGCAGCACATCGCTGAACTGAACCGGCGCATCGAAGAGCTGGTGAGCCTGCGCGACACCCTCGGCGAACTGGTCTCGCACTGCCAGGGAGACGAGCGCCCGGACTGCCCGATCCTGAAGGACCTGGCCAATGGCGCTGCGGGCGGCTGCTGTCACTGA
- a CDS encoding heavy metal translocating P-type ATPase: MPASTTYDLPISGMTCASCAGRVERALRKVTGAEQVSVNLATEQARVQAPANSLPALVDAVREAGYGVPTRTVELQIGGMTCASCVGRVERALGKLPGVEQVSVNLASERAHLEVLAALDDNLLIDAVQKAGYSASLPQTAKDDQHAAQHRLRNERLAVGAALLLALPLVVPMLVQPFGVHWMLPAWVQFLLATPVQFILGARFYVAAWKAVRAGTGNMDLLVALGTSAGYGLSLYQWAQAPAGMAPHLYFEASAVVIALVLLGKYLESRAKRQTASAIRALEALRPERAVRLVDGREEDVAIAQLLLGDLVLVKPGERFPVDGVVEDGSSHADEALISGESLPVPKQPGDSVTGGAINGEGRLLVRTQALGTETVLARIIRLAEDAQAAKAPIQKLVDRVSQVFVPAVLVLALITLVGWWLAGAPLETALINAVAVLVIACPCALGLATPAAIMAGTGVAARHGILIKDAEALERAHAVNRVVFDKTGTLTSGSPRVVHSQAQVGSSADLHRLAGALQRGSEHPLAKAVLDACAEQGLDVPGVADSQSLTGRGIAGRVEGRELALGNRRLLDESALPPGDLAAKAQAWEAEGRTLSWLIERGAQPRVLGLFAFGDSLKPGAAQAIDTLHAQHISSHLLTGDNRGSAKVVADALGIDDVHAEVLPADKAATVAALKQDGVVAMVGDGINDAPALAAADIGIAMGGGTDVAMQAAGITLMRGDPRLVPAALEISRKTYAKIRQNLFWAFIYNLIGIPLAALGYLNPVLAGAAMALSSVSVVSNALWLKAWKPTSNTQEAP; the protein is encoded by the coding sequence ATGCCCGCATCCACCACATACGACCTGCCGATCTCCGGCATGACCTGCGCCAGCTGTGCCGGCCGGGTCGAGCGCGCCCTGCGCAAGGTCACCGGCGCTGAACAGGTCAGCGTCAACCTCGCCACCGAACAGGCCCGGGTCCAGGCCCCGGCCAACAGCTTGCCCGCGCTGGTCGACGCCGTACGCGAAGCCGGCTATGGCGTGCCCACCCGCACCGTCGAACTGCAGATTGGCGGCATGACCTGCGCCAGTTGCGTCGGCCGCGTAGAGCGCGCCCTCGGCAAGCTGCCGGGGGTTGAACAGGTCAGCGTCAACCTTGCCAGCGAACGCGCGCACCTCGAAGTGCTCGCGGCCCTCGACGACAACCTGCTGATCGACGCCGTGCAAAAGGCCGGCTACAGCGCCAGCCTGCCGCAAACCGCCAAGGACGACCAGCACGCTGCCCAGCACCGCCTGCGTAACGAACGCCTGGCGGTCGGCGCAGCGTTGCTGCTCGCCCTGCCGTTGGTGGTGCCAATGCTGGTGCAGCCGTTTGGCGTGCACTGGATGTTGCCAGCGTGGGTGCAGTTCCTGCTGGCCACGCCGGTGCAGTTCATTCTCGGCGCGCGGTTCTACGTGGCCGCCTGGAAAGCCGTGCGCGCCGGGACTGGCAACATGGACCTGCTGGTAGCCCTTGGCACCAGCGCCGGCTACGGCCTGAGCCTGTACCAGTGGGCGCAGGCCCCCGCCGGCATGGCCCCTCACCTGTACTTCGAAGCCTCGGCCGTGGTAATTGCCCTGGTGCTGCTGGGCAAGTACCTGGAAAGCCGTGCCAAGCGCCAGACCGCCAGCGCCATCCGTGCCCTCGAGGCCCTGCGCCCGGAACGGGCCGTGCGCCTGGTCGATGGCCGGGAAGAAGACGTGGCCATTGCCCAACTGCTCCTCGGCGACCTGGTACTGGTCAAACCCGGCGAGCGCTTCCCGGTCGATGGCGTGGTCGAAGACGGCAGCAGCCATGCCGATGAAGCCTTGATCAGCGGCGAGAGCCTGCCGGTGCCCAAGCAGCCAGGGGACAGCGTCACCGGAGGCGCCATCAACGGCGAAGGCCGGCTGCTGGTACGCACTCAGGCACTGGGCACAGAAACCGTGCTGGCACGCATCATCCGCCTGGCGGAAGACGCCCAGGCGGCCAAGGCACCTATCCAGAAGCTGGTCGACCGGGTCAGCCAGGTATTCGTCCCGGCCGTGCTGGTACTGGCGCTGATCACCCTGGTCGGCTGGTGGCTGGCCGGCGCGCCACTGGAAACCGCGCTGATCAACGCCGTCGCGGTACTGGTCATCGCCTGCCCCTGCGCCCTCGGCCTGGCCACACCCGCTGCGATCATGGCCGGCACCGGGGTCGCCGCCCGCCATGGCATCCTGATCAAGGACGCCGAAGCCCTGGAGCGCGCCCATGCGGTCAACCGTGTGGTGTTCGACAAGACCGGCACCCTCACCTCCGGCAGCCCACGCGTTGTCCACAGCCAGGCGCAGGTGGGCAGCAGCGCCGATCTGCACCGCCTGGCCGGTGCCCTGCAGCGCGGCAGCGAACACCCGCTGGCCAAGGCGGTACTGGATGCCTGCGCCGAGCAGGGCCTGGACGTGCCTGGCGTTGCCGACAGCCAGTCGCTGACCGGGCGTGGTATCGCCGGGCGCGTGGAAGGCCGCGAGCTGGCCCTGGGCAACCGCCGCCTGCTCGATGAAAGCGCCCTGCCACCCGGCGACCTGGCCGCCAAGGCCCAGGCCTGGGAAGCCGAGGGGCGCACCCTGTCATGGCTGATCGAACGCGGCGCGCAGCCGCGGGTGCTGGGCCTGTTCGCCTTTGGTGACAGCCTCAAGCCCGGCGCCGCGCAGGCGATCGATACTCTGCACGCGCAACACATCAGCAGCCACCTGCTGACCGGCGACAACCGCGGCAGCGCCAAAGTGGTGGCCGATGCCCTGGGCATCGACGACGTGCATGCCGAAGTGCTGCCGGCCGACAAGGCCGCGACCGTGGCCGCACTCAAGCAGGATGGCGTGGTCGCCATGGTCGGTGATGGCATCAATGATGCGCCGGCGCTGGCCGCCGCCGATATCGGCATTGCCATGGGCGGCGGTACCGACGTGGCCATGCAGGCCGCCGGCATCACCCTGATGCGCGGCGACCCACGCCTGGTACCGGCCGCCCTGGAGATCAGCCGCAAGACCTATGCGAAGATCCGCCAGAACCTGTTCTGGGCGTTCATCTATAACCTGATCGGCATCCCGCTGGCCGCGCTGGGTTACCTCAACCCGGTACTGGCCGGCGCCGCCATGGCCCTGTCCAGCGTCAGCGTGGTGAGCAACGCGCTGTGGCTCAAGGCGTGGAAACCCACCAGCAACACCCAGGAGGCTCCATGA
- a CDS encoding heavy-metal-associated domain-containing protein: MQVFNVQGMTCGHCVKAVTRAVQEQDAAAKVEVDLAARQVRVQSELAQERILTAIRDEGYQADVA; encoded by the coding sequence ATGCAAGTGTTCAATGTACAAGGCATGACCTGCGGCCATTGCGTGAAAGCCGTGACCCGGGCGGTGCAGGAGCAGGATGCCGCGGCCAAGGTGGAGGTCGACCTGGCGGCCAGGCAGGTACGGGTGCAGAGCGAGTTGGCTCAGGAGCGGATCCTCACGGCCATTCGCGATGAGGGTTATCAGGCCGACGTAGCCTGA
- a CDS encoding multidrug effflux MFS transporter — MNLRMVLILGALSAFGPLAIDFYLPAFPAMAQAFATDEKHVQATLAAYFLGLSIGQLAYGPVADRFGRRKPLMFGVTLFTLASLACAYAPNLDTLVLARFVQALGGCAGMVLSRAIVSDKCDPVASAKVFSQLMLVMGLAPILAPMLGGVLVNVAGWQSIFLALSLFSAGCLLAVSLGLPESLPEHIPRQPLSGALRQYLRLFADRVFVGHALTGGIAIAGMFAYIAGSPFVFIKLYGVPAEHYGWLFGTNAAGFILVAQVNARLLAKRGPAFLLARAVWLYLVAGLALLGVAALRPTQLWPLLVPLFVCISSLGCIIPNASACAMSGQGARAGSASALMGCLQFSVAAGAAALVGLLHDGSAVPMALVISLCGALVVSVALLTRRLPAKAPA; from the coding sequence ATGAACCTGCGAATGGTGCTCATCCTGGGTGCACTCAGTGCGTTCGGGCCCTTGGCGATCGACTTCTACCTGCCCGCCTTCCCGGCCATGGCGCAGGCGTTCGCCACCGATGAAAAACACGTCCAGGCCACCTTGGCCGCCTACTTCCTTGGCCTGTCCATCGGGCAACTGGCCTACGGGCCGGTAGCTGACCGCTTTGGCCGACGCAAGCCGCTGATGTTCGGGGTGACCCTGTTCACCCTGGCGTCACTGGCCTGTGCCTATGCTCCCAACCTCGACACCCTGGTGCTGGCGCGTTTCGTCCAGGCGTTGGGCGGTTGCGCCGGGATGGTGCTGTCGCGGGCCATCGTCAGTGACAAGTGCGACCCGGTGGCCTCGGCCAAGGTGTTCTCGCAGTTGATGCTGGTCATGGGCCTGGCGCCGATCCTGGCACCGATGCTGGGCGGGGTGCTGGTGAACGTGGCCGGCTGGCAATCGATCTTCCTCGCCCTGAGCCTGTTCAGCGCCGGCTGCCTGCTGGCGGTCAGCCTGGGCCTGCCGGAAAGCCTGCCCGAGCACATACCGCGGCAACCGCTGTCTGGCGCCTTGCGCCAGTACTTGCGCCTGTTCGCTGACCGGGTGTTCGTCGGCCATGCCCTGACCGGGGGTATCGCCATCGCCGGCATGTTTGCCTACATCGCCGGTTCACCTTTCGTGTTCATCAAGCTTTACGGCGTGCCGGCCGAGCATTACGGCTGGTTGTTCGGCACCAATGCCGCCGGCTTTATCCTGGTGGCGCAGGTGAATGCACGCTTGCTGGCCAAGCGCGGGCCGGCGTTCCTGCTGGCGCGTGCGGTGTGGTTGTACCTGGTCGCGGGCCTGGCGTTGCTGGGCGTGGCGGCACTGCGGCCAACACAGCTGTGGCCACTGCTGGTACCGCTGTTCGTCTGCATCTCCAGCCTCGGCTGCATCATCCCCAACGCCTCTGCCTGTGCCATGAGCGGGCAGGGCGCGCGGGCTGGCAGTGCCTCGGCGCTGATGGGCTGCCTGCAGTTCAGCGTCGCCGCCGGCGCAGCGGCGCTGGTCGGGCTGCTGCATGATGGCAGTGCGGTGCCGATGGCGCTGGTGATCAGCCTGTGCGGGGCGCTGGTGGTCAGTGTCGCGCTGCTGACCCGACGCTTGCCGGCCAAGGCTCCCGCATAA
- a CDS encoding ArsR/SmtB family transcription factor has translation MNAASSISQIASLMADPKRSAMLWALIDGTPRLANELAVMTGLTSSSACAHLSLLSSAGLLRHEARGRKRYFRLATPQVGAAVEALASVQLESARGERAKAPVSPLPMSIRRARRCGDHLGGELAGELYHRLVVAGWLEGSGRQLMVSEEGRTQLALVGVYIDALAPHQQRGCVICRCTEWNDQGPHLGGVLGQALFRLFLQSGWMREAEDSRALHISALGIQQINRIARVPTLQVG, from the coding sequence ATGAACGCAGCCAGCAGTATCAGCCAGATTGCCAGCCTGATGGCCGACCCCAAGCGCAGTGCCATGTTGTGGGCATTGATCGATGGCACGCCGCGGCTGGCCAACGAACTCGCGGTAATGACAGGCCTGACCTCGTCATCGGCCTGCGCTCACCTTTCGCTGTTGTCGTCGGCCGGTTTGCTCCGGCATGAAGCACGGGGGCGCAAGCGCTACTTCCGGCTGGCCACCCCGCAAGTCGGGGCAGCGGTGGAGGCGCTGGCCAGTGTCCAGTTGGAGAGCGCCAGGGGGGAGCGGGCCAAGGCGCCGGTATCACCGCTGCCCATGTCGATACGCAGGGCGCGTCGCTGTGGCGATCACCTGGGCGGGGAACTGGCCGGTGAGCTGTATCACCGTCTGGTGGTGGCCGGCTGGCTGGAGGGTAGTGGTCGACAGCTGATGGTCAGCGAGGAGGGGCGGACGCAGTTGGCTTTGGTCGGGGTCTACATAGATGCCTTGGCGCCCCATCAGCAACGTGGCTGTGTGATCTGCCGCTGCACCGAGTGGAACGACCAGGGGCCGCACCTGGGTGGCGTACTGGGGCAGGCCTTGTTCCGGCTGTTCCTGCAATCGGGCTGGATGCGCGAGGCCGAGGACTCGCGGGCATTGCATATTTCTGCGTTGGGTATCCAGCAGATCAATCGCATTGCCCGCGTGCCGACGTTGCAGGTCGGTTGA
- a CDS encoding adenosine deaminase, which produces MYDWLNALPKAELHLHLEGSLEPELLFALAERNKIALPWADVETLRGAYAFNNLQEFLDLYYQGADVLRTEQDFYDLTWAYLQRCKAQNVIHTEPFFDPQTHTDRGIPFEVVLNGINQALKDGREQLGISSGLILSFLRHLSEDEAQKTLDQALPFRDAFIAVGLDSSEMGHPPSKFLRVFDRARSEGLVAVAHAGEEGPPEYIWEALDLLKVKRIDHGVRAIEDERLMQRIIDEQIPLTVCPLSNTKLCVFDHMSQHNILDMLERGVKVTVNSDDPAYFGGYVTENFHALHTHLGMTEDQARRLAQNSLDARLA; this is translated from the coding sequence ATGTATGACTGGTTGAACGCCCTGCCCAAGGCCGAACTGCACCTGCACCTGGAAGGCTCGCTGGAGCCCGAGCTGCTGTTCGCCCTGGCCGAGCGCAACAAGATCGCCCTGCCCTGGGCCGATGTGGAGACCTTGCGCGGTGCCTATGCCTTCAACAACCTGCAGGAGTTCCTGGACCTGTATTACCAGGGCGCCGACGTGCTGCGCACCGAGCAGGACTTCTACGACCTGACCTGGGCCTACCTGCAACGCTGCAAGGCGCAGAACGTGATCCACACCGAACCGTTCTTCGACCCACAGACCCACACCGACCGCGGCATCCCCTTCGAAGTGGTGCTCAACGGCATCAACCAGGCGCTCAAGGACGGTCGCGAGCAACTGGGCATCAGCAGCGGCCTGATCCTCAGCTTCCTGCGCCACCTCAGCGAAGATGAGGCACAGAAAACCCTCGACCAGGCCCTGCCGTTCCGCGATGCATTCATCGCCGTTGGCCTGGACAGTTCGGAAATGGGCCACCCACCGAGCAAGTTCCTGCGCGTGTTCGACCGCGCCCGCAGTGAAGGCCTTGTCGCCGTTGCCCATGCCGGCGAGGAAGGCCCGCCCGAGTACATCTGGGAAGCCCTGGACCTGCTGAAGGTCAAGCGTATCGACCACGGCGTGCGCGCCATCGAGGACGAGCGCCTGATGCAGCGCATCATCGACGAGCAGATCCCGCTCACGGTGTGCCCGCTGTCGAACACCAAGCTGTGCGTGTTCGACCACATGAGCCAGCACAACATCCTCGACATGCTCGAGCGCGGCGTGAAGGTCACGGTCAACTCAGACGACCCGGCCTACTTCGGTGGTTATGTCACCGAAAACTTCCACGCCCTGCACACCCACCTGGGCATGACCGAAGACCAGGCCCGTCGCCTGGCCCAGAACAGCCTGGATGCCCGGCTGGCCTGA
- a CDS encoding SDR family oxidoreductase gives MANAKTALIIGASRGLGLGLVQRLHEDGWNITATVRNPQQPGALANVPGVHIEQLEMNDTAQLDGLKQRLQGQVFDLIFVNAGVMGPLPQDLEAVQNKDIGDLFMTNAVAPIRVARRLVGQVREGSGVLAFMSSILGSVTIPDGGEICLYKASKAALNSMINSFVVEQQRPDLCVLAMHPGWVKTDMGGENAEIDVLTSTRGMLDQIKAHSGNGGLRFINYKGEPLVW, from the coding sequence ATGGCTAACGCAAAAACCGCACTTATCATCGGGGCCTCGCGCGGGCTGGGCCTGGGCCTGGTGCAACGCCTGCACGAAGACGGCTGGAACATCACCGCCACTGTGCGCAACCCGCAGCAGCCCGGCGCCCTGGCGAATGTGCCCGGCGTGCACATCGAACAGCTGGAAATGAACGACACGGCCCAGCTCGATGGCCTGAAGCAACGCTTGCAAGGCCAAGTGTTCGACTTGATATTCGTCAACGCCGGGGTCATGGGCCCCCTGCCGCAGGACCTGGAGGCGGTACAGAACAAGGACATCGGCGACCTGTTCATGACCAACGCCGTGGCGCCAATCCGCGTGGCCCGCCGCCTGGTCGGCCAGGTACGCGAAGGCAGCGGCGTGCTGGCCTTCATGAGCTCGATCCTGGGCAGCGTGACCATCCCCGACGGCGGCGAAATCTGCCTGTACAAGGCCAGCAAGGCGGCCTTGAACTCGATGATCAACAGCTTCGTCGTCGAGCAACAACGCCCTGACCTGTGCGTGCTGGCCATGCACCCGGGCTGGGTGAAAACCGACATGGGCGGTGAAAACGCCGAGATCGACGTGCTGACCAGCACCCGCGGCATGCTTGATCAGATCAAGGCGCATAGCGGCAACGGCGGCCTGCGCTTCATCAACTACAAGGGCGAACCCTTGGTCTGGTGA
- a CDS encoding IMPACT family protein — MPSTLLDLCEYREEIRKSRFITLAGPISSAADAMSFIERHSDLAATHNCWAWKLGAQYRSSDDGEPGGTAGRPILAAIEAQDCDQVVVLVIRWYGGIQLGTGGLARAYGGGANKCLQQAPKRLLVQRSEFTCSCSFSELALVKLRLAEVDGLVLDEQFTANGVDLLIALGDAHLAPLQQQLADLSRGRILLEVR, encoded by the coding sequence ATGCCTTCTACCCTGCTCGACCTCTGCGAATACCGCGAGGAAATCCGCAAAAGCCGCTTCATCACCCTTGCCGGGCCGATCAGCAGTGCCGCCGACGCGATGAGTTTCATCGAACGCCACAGCGACCTGGCCGCCACCCACAACTGCTGGGCCTGGAAGCTTGGCGCCCAGTACCGCAGCAGCGATGACGGCGAACCTGGCGGTACCGCGGGGCGGCCAATCCTCGCGGCCATCGAAGCGCAGGACTGCGACCAGGTGGTAGTGCTGGTGATCCGCTGGTACGGCGGTATCCAGCTGGGCACCGGCGGCCTGGCCAGGGCCTATGGCGGCGGTGCCAACAAGTGCCTGCAACAGGCACCCAAGCGGCTGCTGGTGCAGCGCAGCGAATTCACCTGCAGTTGCAGTTTCAGCGAACTGGCGCTGGTGAAGCTGCGCCTGGCGGAGGTTGACGGCCTGGTCCTGGATGAGCAGTTCACCGCCAATGGCGTGGACCTGTTGATTGCACTGGGTGACGCCCACCTGGCGCCACTGCAGCAGCAGTTGGCCGACTTGAGCCGCGGGCGCATTCTGCTCGAAGTACGCTGA
- a CDS encoding TetR/AcrR family transcriptional regulator encodes MTLEVPAHRLSASGKPAGRIRQKNEQAIIQAAEDEFARHGFKGTSMNTIALKAGLPKANLHYYFTNKLGLYIAVLSNIIELWDSTFNALSVDDDPGEALSQYIRTKMEFSRRNPQASRIFAMEVISGGTCLSEYFSADYREWFRGRAAVFQAWIEAGKMDPVDPVHLIFLLWGSTQHYADFATQICQVTGRSRLTKQDMEDASNNLIHIILKGCGIKPAA; translated from the coding sequence ATGACCCTAGAAGTCCCTGCGCATCGCCTCTCCGCCTCGGGCAAGCCCGCGGGCCGCATCCGCCAGAAGAACGAACAGGCCATTATCCAGGCCGCCGAAGACGAGTTTGCCCGCCATGGTTTCAAGGGCACCAGCATGAACACCATCGCCCTCAAGGCAGGGTTGCCCAAGGCCAACCTGCATTACTACTTCACCAACAAGCTGGGCCTGTACATTGCCGTGCTCAGCAACATCATCGAGTTGTGGGACAGCACCTTCAACGCCTTGAGCGTCGACGACGACCCGGGCGAAGCGCTGAGCCAGTACATCCGCACCAAGATGGAGTTCTCCCGGCGCAACCCGCAAGCCTCGCGAATTTTCGCCATGGAGGTGATCAGCGGCGGCACCTGCCTGAGCGAATACTTCAGTGCCGACTACCGCGAATGGTTCCGCGGCCGCGCCGCGGTGTTCCAGGCCTGGATCGAAGCCGGCAAGATGGACCCGGTCGACCCGGTGCACCTGATCTTCCTGCTGTGGGGCAGCACCCAGCACTACGCCGACTTTGCCACCCAGATCTGCCAGGTCACCGGCCGCAGCCGCCTGACCAAGCAAGACATGGAAGACGCGAGCAACAATCTTATCCACATCATTCTGAAGGGCTGCGGCATCAAGCCGGCTGCCTGA
- a CDS encoding LysR family transcriptional regulator → MMSRRPDPLAQVSDFDIRLLKIYRSVVECGGFSAAENVLGIGRSAISQQMNDLEQRLGLRLCQRGRAGFSLTEEGREVYHSALQLLSALESFRTEVNGLHQHLRGELNIGLTDNLVTLPHMRITHALAELKDRGPDVRIQIRMIAPSQVEHGVLDGSLHVGVVPQTSPLSGLEYQPLYSERSLLYCAVGHPLFYADDQQIDDDRLNSQEAITPTFRLPAEIQAHYQALNCTASASDREGMAFLILTGRYIGYLPDHYATFWVQQGRLRALKPRQRFYDLSLSWVTRKGRRPNLVLESFLESLAATR, encoded by the coding sequence CTGATGAGCCGACGCCCCGATCCACTTGCCCAAGTCAGCGATTTCGACATCCGCCTGCTGAAGATCTACCGCAGTGTCGTCGAGTGCGGTGGCTTCTCGGCCGCGGAAAACGTGCTGGGCATTGGCCGTTCGGCCATCAGCCAGCAGATGAACGACCTCGAGCAACGCCTGGGCCTGCGCCTGTGCCAGCGCGGCCGCGCCGGGTTCTCGCTGACCGAGGAAGGCCGCGAGGTCTACCATTCGGCGCTGCAGCTGCTCAGCGCCCTGGAAAGCTTCCGCACCGAGGTCAACGGCCTGCACCAGCATTTGCGTGGCGAGCTGAACATTGGCCTGACCGACAACCTGGTGACCTTGCCGCACATGCGCATTACCCATGCCCTGGCCGAGCTCAAGGACCGCGGCCCCGATGTGCGCATCCAGATCCGCATGATCGCGCCCAGCCAGGTCGAGCATGGCGTGCTCGATGGCAGCCTGCATGTCGGCGTGGTGCCACAGACCAGCCCGCTGTCGGGCCTCGAGTACCAGCCGTTGTACAGCGAGCGCTCGTTGCTGTACTGCGCGGTCGGCCACCCACTGTTCTATGCCGATGACCAGCAGATCGACGACGACCGCCTCAACAGCCAGGAAGCCATCACCCCCACCTTCCGTCTGCCGGCCGAAATCCAGGCGCATTACCAGGCGCTGAACTGCACGGCCAGTGCTTCGGACCGCGAAGGCATGGCGTTTCTCATCCTTACCGGTCGCTACATCGGCTACCTGCCAGACCACTACGCCACGTTCTGGGTGCAGCAAGGCCGCTTGCGTGCCCTCAAGCCCCGGCAACGCTTCTATGACCTGAGCCTGAGCTGGGTAACGCGCAAGGGACGGCGGCCGAACCTGGTGCTGGAAAGCTTCCTCGAAAGCCTGGCTGCGACACGCTGA
- a CDS encoding aspartate aminotransferase family protein, producing the protein MNMPETATAGIASQLKLDAHWMPYTANRNFQRDPRLIVAAEGNYLVDDQGRKIFDALSGLWTCGAGHTRKEITEAVARQIGTLDYSPAFQFGHPLSFQLAEKITELTPGDLNHVFYTNSGSECADTALKMVRAYWRLKGQATKTKIIGRARGYHGVNIAGTSLGGVNGNRKLFGQLLDVDHLPHTVLPVNAFSKGMPEEGGIALADEMLKLIELHDASNIAAVIVEPLAGSAGVLPPPKGYLKRLREICTQHNILLIFDEVITGFGRMGAMTGSEAFGVTPDLMCIAKQVTNGAIPMGAVIASSEIYQTFMNQPTPEYAVEFPHGYTYSAHPVACAAGIAALDLLQKENLVQAAAELAPHFEKLLHGVKGTKNIVDIRNYGLAGAIQIAARDGDAIVRPYEAAMKLWKAGFYVRFGGDTLQFGPTFNTTPQELDRLFDAVGETLNLID; encoded by the coding sequence ATGAACATGCCCGAAACCGCTACCGCCGGTATCGCCAGCCAGCTCAAGCTGGATGCCCACTGGATGCCCTACACCGCCAACCGCAACTTCCAGCGCGACCCACGCCTGATCGTGGCGGCCGAAGGCAACTACCTGGTCGACGACCAGGGGCGCAAGATTTTCGATGCCCTGTCCGGCTTGTGGACCTGCGGCGCCGGGCACACCCGCAAGGAAATCACCGAGGCGGTGGCTCGCCAGATCGGCACCCTGGACTACTCCCCGGCCTTCCAGTTCGGCCACCCGCTGTCGTTCCAGCTGGCCGAGAAGATCACCGAGCTGACCCCGGGCGACCTGAACCATGTGTTCTATACCAACTCCGGTTCCGAGTGTGCCGACACCGCGCTGAAGATGGTGCGTGCCTACTGGCGTCTGAAAGGCCAGGCCACCAAGACCAAGATCATCGGCCGTGCCCGTGGCTACCACGGCGTGAACATCGCCGGTACCAGCCTGGGTGGCGTCAACGGCAACCGCAAGCTGTTCGGTCAGCTGCTGGATGTCGACCACCTGCCTCACACCGTGCTGCCGGTGAACGCCTTCTCCAAAGGCATGCCGGAAGAGGGCGGTATCGCCCTGGCTGACGAGATGCTCAAGCTGATCGAGCTGCACGACGCCTCCAACATTGCTGCCGTGATCGTCGAGCCACTGGCAGGTTCGGCTGGTGTACTGCCGCCGCCGAAGGGTTACCTGAAGCGCCTGCGTGAAATCTGCACCCAGCACAACATCCTGCTGATCTTTGACGAAGTGATCACCGGCTTCGGCCGCATGGGCGCGATGACCGGCTCCGAAGCCTTCGGCGTGACCCCGGACCTGATGTGCATCGCCAAGCAGGTGACCAACGGCGCCATCCCGATGGGCGCGGTGATCGCCAGCAGCGAGATCTACCAGACCTTCATGAACCAGCCGACCCCGGAGTACGCCGTGGAATTCCCGCACGGCTACACCTACTCGGCCCACCCGGTAGCCTGCGCCGCCGGTATCGCCGCGCTGGACCTGCTGCAGAAGGAAAACCTGGTGCAGGCCGCCGCCGAGCTGGCGCCGCACTTCGAGAAGCTGCTGCATGGCGTGAAGGGCACCAAGAACATCGTCGATATCCGCAACTACGGCCTGGCCGGCGCGATCCAGATCGCTGCCCGCGACGGTGATGCCATCGTGCGTCCGTACGAAGCGGCGATGAAACTGTGGAAGGCAGGCTTCTATGTACGCTTCGGTGGCGACACCCTGCAGTTCGGCCCAACCTTCAACACCACGCCGCAGGAACTGGACCGCCTGTTCGACGCAGTGGGCGAAACCCTGAACCTGATCGACTGA